In Gemmatimonadota bacterium, the genomic window CCATTTTCAGCGCCATCTTACCCATACTGCGCTCAGATCCCACCATAACGCCTTGATACCATTTGGCGCGTTTTGGATCCAGGTCGATATCGCCGGCCTTTACAGCCTCAAAGAATGCTTTGTTTGCCTCTTCAGCTTTCGCCGTTGCTTCCCTGTCGGCTCTTCGAGTCGGCGAAAAGTAAGCAAACGCATGGTTGGAGCATGTCGCGGTAAAACGCTCGTCATGTATCAAGGCGACCGCAGGCGACATGCCGTTCTTGGAGCTGCCCGAACCGGCCACTTTGCCTTTTTCGAAGTAGTCGGTTTCCGCATACGCCGCGGTGGTTGCCCGCATTAAGGTCATCGACCAAATCCAGAGAGTCGTGTATCGAGGATTCAGGTCTTTCATGAACCTGCGCATCATTTTTTTCTCCAAACCCTGTTTCCCCGGAATCTGCCTAAACGCCTTGACGTGCGTCTTAACGAGGCCAACGCCACCTGCCAGCAGTTTTGCCTGAAAGTCGGTTGGGCGCGAGTCTTTCATCAACGTCTCATAGGGATTGGCTCCCGTAATGCTAAAGCCCTTCGCCTTGCCTTCGAGCGGCACAATCATACGCACCGGGATCCGATAATCTTGTCCCGGCCACCATTCGGCGACATTGATTTCGATGAGCTTTTGTCGCGTCGTGCCTGTCACCTCATCTACATGCCAGTCCTTCAACGTCTTTATATCCAGCGTGCTTTCGTCAAGAATCTCTTCACTATTGAACATGTCGCAATTCATACCAGAATCCTTCTCAGAATCGGCAGCAAACGCTACGGAAATCGCAAAAGTCGCGAGAATAACCAGCGATGCCATTATTCTAATTCTATCCATTGCCTTCTCCTTTTGTTGTTGTCGTTCACGGTATTTTTTTCTTAGCATTCGGGATGAGTGCCGACAGGCCCAGGATTGTTAGCCGCATCTATCTTGTTAAACCAAAGAAGCTGCAACCGTGCGAACAGCCTCGCTCCAATCATCCCAAAGCCCCGGACCTTCCGGGCGAGGCTCTGGCGGGGGAACTTCTGGCCCAAGTTCAAGTTCGTGGAGTTTTCTCACGTTGGGCGGTGGCGATGGTCGTGGCCCTTTGACATAACGGCCGTTATATACTCTGTCATATACAGATTTTTTGTAAGCATCATAAAGAATCATCTGTCGAATCTGCGGAGGATTGCTGTAGTTCCGCGTTGCCGAGTGGAACATTCGCCCGTGCCACAAAACCACATCGCCCTCGTCACCAAAAAACTCAAAGGGTTCAATGTCGGCGAGTGCGTCCTTGAGTCCTGCAGGCTGCGGCAAAACAAATGCCGCAGCGCCGCTTTCCGGATGGGGCGAATGTAGAATTGAATAGCGGGCAAGATCTACAGAGTCCGGCTCTGCTTCGTAGAGCAAGCGGTGACTGCCGGGAAAAAGGGCGATGCCACCTCCACCCCTGGGAACCTGGTCAACGTATGCGCTTGCCACCAGATGCACCGGCTCGGGATCAATGTGTGCACCGGCACGGACGGCATCCGCCAGAGCAGGTGAGTCGCCAGGACGCTCTCTCGGCAGCACGCAATACATACCGCGCAACTCCTTGCCACCCCAGACTGGCCAACCACGCAACCGACTTCCACGCGGATCTGGATCGGCCGCGGAGGAAGTTACCTCTGGTGTCACTACTTCACCTTCGCCGAGAAGTTGCTCAAACCACGGGAATACACGGCGTGGAAGCAAGTTGATTAAGTCCTCGTCGCCGGAGAGTTCACGCAATCGCCAGCCGTGGTCACCGGTGCGATCATTCATGCCATCAGGCGTGCTTTGACGTTCTTCCTCAGGGAGACCGTTTAGCCATGTTTGAGGATCGTCTCGGCGCAAATGATTTGAGGTATTCCCTGCCCACAACCTATCTCGTGCAGCAGCACAAAGTTTGGGGTCGAGGATCTTTCGTTTCACGAGGAATCCGTTCGTAATAAATTGTTGGATCTCTTCTGTACTCAGTGCTGCCAATGCTGTATTCATGGAAATAACCCTTCTTTATTCAATATTGGACTATTGTACGGACTTCAATACCGAACCATTGTACAAAAAAAAGAGTTGGATTTCAACAATTCTTAAAAGACAGGTACTTACGGAAGGCGATATATGTTATTTGGGATTTTGCTCGAAAATCACCCTGAACAAATTCGCTTGCTTCATGTCCGTCTCTTTTTGTAGTATGCATCCGAATCCTGCCCCTGGACACCAGCAGTAGTTTTGGTGATTTCAAATACATTGAGGAGGAAGAAAAATGAAAGCAAGACCATTCAAAGGTGCGAAGATAGGCAGGGCTCTGACCATTGCATTGCTATTGGCTTTGACCGCGGGCAACGTCGCGGCCCAAAGCCCCACCGAGCTGCCGGCCAAAGATTTGAGCACGATTGATTTATCAAAATCGGAAGGTGCTAAATACTTTCTCATAGTAAAGGCTTATGCCGATTATATGATTATCCACGGGCGCGACCGTTACGGAAAAGCACATTCGCCCCTTTTTGCCACAACGCTTAACCGGGAAACCGGAAATGTATATCGCGAAAATCCTCCCGATGCACCCAAAGGTATCCGCAATGGTGATCGCACTTGGCGTGGTTCAAATACGTCAAAAGATAATGGTTTATACAGCATACTTTATCATTTGACAGAAATCACCGGAGATGACAAGTATGCACGGGAAGCGGATAAAGCAATCAAATGGTTTTTTGCCAACTGCCAAAGTCCTGAAACGGGATTTATGGCCTGGGGAGAACACATCGGTTGGGATTTTTTTACAGAGGCGCCTATTAAAATGGGTACTCGATCTTTGACACACGAGTACAAAATTTTCAATT contains:
- a CDS encoding phytanoyl-CoA dioxygenase family protein; the encoded protein is MNTALAALSTEEIQQFITNGFLVKRKILDPKLCAAARDRLWAGNTSNHLRRDDPQTWLNGLPEEERQSTPDGMNDRTGDHGWRLRELSGDEDLINLLPRRVFPWFEQLLGEGEVVTPEVTSSAADPDPRGSRLRGWPVWGGKELRGMYCVLPRERPGDSPALADAVRAGAHIDPEPVHLVASAYVDQVPRGGGGIALFPGSHRLLYEAEPDSVDLARYSILHSPHPESGAAAFVLPQPAGLKDALADIEPFEFFGDEGDVVLWHGRMFHSATRNYSNPPQIRQMILYDAYKKSVYDRVYNGRYVKGPRPSPPPNVRKLHELELGPEVPPPEPRPEGPGLWDDWSEAVRTVAASLV